A genome region from Cervus canadensis isolate Bull #8, Minnesota chromosome 10, ASM1932006v1, whole genome shotgun sequence includes the following:
- the CBLN4 gene encoding cerebellin-4 isoform X2, which produces MGPGRRPPAALPALLLALTLPGLRVWAQNDTEPIVLEGKCLVVCDSNPATDSKGSSSSPLGISVRAANSKVAFSAVRSTNHEPSEMSNKTRIIYFDQILVNVGNFFTLESVFVAPRKGIYSFSFHVIKVYQSQTIQVNLMLNGKPVISAFAGDKDVTREAATNGVLLYLDKEDKVYLKLEKGNLVGGWQYSTFSGFLVFPL; this is translated from the exons ATGGGCCCCGGGCGCCGGCCGCCGGCCGCCCTGCCGGCCCTGCTGCTGGCCCTCACCCTGCCGGGGCTGCGCGTCTGGGCGCAGAACGACACGGAGCCCATCGTGCTGGAGGGCAAGTGCCTCGTGGTGTGCGACTCGAACCCGGCCACGGACTCCAAGGGCTCCTCCTCCTCGCCCCTGGGGATCTCGGTCCGGGCGGCCAACTCCAAGGTCGCCTTCTCGGCGGTGCGCAGCACCAACCACGAGCCGTCCGAGATGAGCAACAAGACGCGCATCATTTACTTCGACCAG ATTCTAGTAAACGTGGGTAATTTTTTCACCCTGGAGTCTGTCTTTGTAGCACCCAGAAAAGGAATTTACAGTTTCAGTTTTCACGTAATTAAAGTATACCAGAGCCAAACAATACAG GTTAACCTGATGTTAAACGGAAAACCAGTCATATCTGCCTTCGCCGGGGATAAAGACGTGACACGTGAGGCTGCCACGAACGGGGTCCTGCTCTACCTGGATAAGGAGGATAAGGTTTACCTAAAACTGGAGAAAGGTAACTTGGTCGGAGGCTGGCAGTACTCCACGTTCTCTGGCTTCCTGGTGTTCCCCCTATAG